In Candidatus Accumulibacter cognatus, the genomic window AGAACCAGCGGAGGAGACTCGGCTTCCATCACCCGCTTGGGCTCCCAGGAGGGTGGCGAAATCTCGAAAGTCACCGCATAGTTGACCGCCAGATCCTCGAAAACCTCCAACTCTCCACGCAACTGACAGATCTCGAGCTTCAACAGCCAGCAGGCCTGGCTTTCTGCACGACCGGGCACGACCAGGCGGTCGACCAGGGTCGCCAAATGATCACGGCCCAGCAGTTCGATCTCACGCCGATCCTTGCGAGCCTGCTGCAGCAGTTCCAGTAGCCGCTGACAACCGGCAGCATCCAGTTTGCGCAACTTCGACATATCTAGACGAAGATGCGGGGTTCGTGCGAGGGCTTGGCGCACGGCGGTAAACCCGGTTTCGTTGTCGCCCGTCAAATCACCTTTAAATAATACCGACCCAACCCCTTTGGCGTGTACCGAAACGGCGACGACAGCATCGCGCCAACCTGGCGGCGATTTCTCGAAGGATTGAGCATAATCGATTCCCAGACCCTCAAAAGCGGCTTTTTGGCCGGTCAATCGGAAAAGGTCAAAAAGCATCAACCACAAGCGCTCGCCGGGGCCAGAGCGGTAGGAGCGCGTCGACCTCTCTAGCAACGCGCGAACCGCGCTCTCCTGGCCATTCGAATAAAGCATGGCCGCTTCTTCAGCCTCGGCATCGATCGGATCCAGCTCGGCCTCGATCTGAAATTCAGGAGCGGTCTCACTAAATTGAAACTCGCTGAGATCCAGTGGCTGCCCTTCGGCCGGGGAAACCGGAGCAGTGAAGGGGAGGTCTCCCGGTACCAGGCCGACTGGAGCCGTGGCGACCGGTTTGTCTTCCGGTGCCTGACCAAGGGCTCCGCCCCGTTCGTCGCGTGTGCGGGGAACGGCGGCCGGCCGCGCAACCATTTTCTTTTCCTGCGGCTTTTTAAAAAACGAAAAAACCATTTGATGAGGAGAACTGCAGTTGAATTCCAAAATTCGCGATAAGGCAATAAGTTTACCTTGTAACACATCGCCCAGCGCACTGCAATTTCAATCCGGGGTCGATTCTTACTTCCGACCTGCATTCGGGAGGATGTTCACTGCCACCCGCAAGTAGCCGATTCTCCACACTTTATTTGGATCGACGAATTCATCCTGATTTCGTCGTGGGGATTGCACCTTGTCATCTGAATTCGGTATGATCCCCCGGAGAAGCTTCCTTTACGATTTCCCTCGAACTTTCCACCGAACCACTCCTACGGAGCTCCATCATGGCAAAAGGCAACAAAGTCAAGAAAGCAGAAAAGGCCGAAAAGGTCGAGAGCGTCGAACAACCCGAGCAAGCCGAAGCAGCGGCGGCCACCCCTGCATTCGTCAAGATCACCAAGGTCGTTGGCCGGCAGATCCTTGACTCACGCGGTAACCCGACGGTCGAGGTCGACATCACCCTTGACGACGGTTTCATGGCCCGTTCCGCAGTCCCCTCGGGTGCGTCGACCGGGGAATTCGAAGCCTGCGAACTGCGTGATGGTGACAAGAAGGTTTACCTCGGCAAAGGCGTGTTGAAAGCAGTCGAATCCGTCAACACCAAGATCGCGAAACTCCTTAAAGGCAAGAATCCTCTCGACCAGCGCGCACTCGACGAGGCAATGATTGCCCTCGATGGTACACCCAATAAGTCAAACCTGGGAGCGAATGCGATCCTCGGCGCTTCGATGGCAATCACTTTGGCTGGCGCCCATGTCAGCAAGCTGCCTCTCTGGAAATACATCGGCAAGATCCACAAGAATCGCGACTTCGCCTTGCCAACGCCGATGGCCAACATCATCAACGGAGGCAAGCACGCCGACAACTTGATCGACTTCCAGGAGTTCATGATCATGCCGGTGGGCGCGCCTACTTTCTCGGAAGGATTGCGCTGGATCACCGAGGTTTTCCACGCCCTGAAATCGATTCTCAAGAAGGGCGGGCATGTCACCGCAGTTGGCGACGAAGGTGGCTTTGCACCCAACCTGACCAACGACGAATCACTTGAAGTCATCATGCAGGCGATCGTTGCAGCCGGTTACAAACCCGGCAAGCAGATCAGCATTGCCCTCGACTGTGCTTCTTCCGAACTCTTCGACGAAGGAAACCGCCAGGGCTACAAGTTCTGGAAGTCGAATCCCGACAAGCTGTTCACCGATGACGACATGATTGCCGTATACGGCGAATGGTGTAAGAAGTATCCCATCGTGTCGATCGAGGATGGCCTCGACCAGAGCGACTGGGAAGGTTATGTCAAGCTCACCAAGGTGCTCGGGGACAAGGTACAGATCGTCGGCGACGATTTCTTCGTCACCAACCCGGTTCGTCTCAAGCAAGGCATCGACATGAAGGCAGCCAACGCGATCCTCATTAAGGTCAACCAGATCGGCACCGTCACTGAAACGCTCGACGCCATCAAGATGGCCCAGAAAGCCGGTTACGGCGTCATCTCGTCACATCGGTCCGGTGAAACCGAAGACTCTTTCATCGCCGACCTGGCTGTCGGCACCGGCGCCGGGCAGATCAAGACTGGTTCGCTGTCGCGTACCGACCGCATCTGCAAGTACAACCAGTTGCTTCGCATTGAGGAGCAGCTCGGGAGCAAGGCCGTCTTCAAGGGTCTGAAATCGATCAAGGGCGCCGGTTTCTAGCCTGCGAGCAAGGAGGGCATCGCCTGGGCGATGCCCTGCCGTGCGTTGTTTGACCCGCTCTGGATCGACAACCAATCCCTTTCCCGCGTTGCTGACGCCTTCTCGCGAACAATCAGCTTGGCTGTATGATCTTCTACCTAAAGCTCCTTGCCGATCCAGTTCAAGGCAAGCGATTTCATGGTGTCGAATGCCATAATCGGCCAGATGATGAGTCCCAAACTCGATACCGCAATACCCAGCCTGTCTGCAAACGCTTTGCGAGATCCGGAATATTTCGGTATCGTTGGAACGATGACCAATACCGACGCCGTCACCACGCTCGCCGCGCTGGCACAGGAAAGCCGCCTCGCCATCTTCCGCCTGCTGGTGCAGAACGCGCCTGCAGGCTTGACCGTAGGCCTGATTGCCGAGCAGCTGCAATTACCGGCACCCACCCTGTCTTTTCACCTGAAGACCCTGACTCACGCAGGTCTGGTCAATACCACGCAAGAAGGCCGCTTCGTTCGCTGTCATGCCGTGCTGGACAGAATCGACGACTTGGTTGCTTTCCTGACTGACAACTGCTGCGGAGGACATCCCGAGATTTGCAAACCACAGCTATAATCGTTCCCGGAAGCTACACTATTTGAATCATGGCGCTACTCGAGATCCGAAATGTCAGCCGCCGTTTCGGCGAACTCCAGGCTGTCGACGACGTTTCCCTGTCGATCGAGGCGGGCGAATTCTTTACCTTGGTGGGTCCCTCGGGCTGTGGCAAAACCACCCTGCTGCGCCTGATCGCCGGATTCGACGCACCTGACGCCGGCCAGCTACTACTTGACGGGCAAGCTCTGGCCGGCATTCCACCTGAAAAAAGACCGGTGCACACGGTTTTTCAGAGCTACGCGCTGTTTCCGCACATGACCGTGGCGCAGAATGTCGCCTTTCCCTTGGAGATGGCTGGAAAGTCCCAGGACGAGATCAGTATTCGTCTCAAGGATGCGCTGGAACTGGTGCACCTGGCCAACAAGGCTCGCCAGTTTCCCCGCCAATTGTCCGGCGGACAACGGCAGCGCGTCGCTCTAGCGCGGGCGCTGATCAACAAGCCGCGCCTGCTGTTGCTCGATGAACCGCTGGCGGCACTCGACGCCAAACTGCGCGAACAGATCACCGGGGAACTGATCGCGCTACAGCGCGAGGTCGGCATCACCTTTATCTTCGTCACCCATTCGCAGCAGGAGGCGCTGGCGGTATCACACCGCATCGCCATCATGAACAATGGGCGCATCGAGCAGGTCGGCGCTCCCGAGCAGATCTATGGCTTCCCGCGCAACCGCTTTGTGGCCGATTTCATCGGGACCATCAACCTGCTGCCGGTCGAAGTGCGGGCAACGGATCACGATGGACTGCACCTGTTCGCTGCTGGACTCGGGGATATTGTCGGCACACCGATCGTCGGACCCAGCCCCGGCGAGCAGGGTGCCTTTGCCGTCCGCCCGGAACAACTGCGCATCGTCCCTGCCGGGGACCTGACCGAGCTGGACAACCACTTTTATGGCCGCGTGCGCGACCACCTTTACCTCGGCGACGTCACCGTTTACAAGATTGCGCTCGAAAATGGGGTAGTGCTCGAGGCGATGCTCACCAACGCAGTTCCTGGACGCGCCAGGTTCCTTGAACGCGGCGCCCCGGTCGCGGTCGGCTGGCAACGTGACGCAGGGGTCTACCTGCGTGACTGAAACAGCCAGACGCCCGGTTGGTCGAGGTGAGTCGTTGACCAAATGGCTGGTCAGCCTGCCGCCAACCCTGTTTCTGGTGGTTTTTTTCCTTGCGCCGGCCTTGCTGATGGTTGGTGCCTCGTTCCAGCAGCCGGGTGACTTCGGAGGACTGGTGCCGGCCATGCAGGATGGCCAGTTCACCCTGTCCCTGGAAACCTACCGCTTCTTCCTCGGCGACTGGATCTATGCCGAAATCTTCGGCCGTTCCTTCCTGGTCGCCGCAACCACCACTTCGATCTGCCTGCTGCTGGCCTATCCTCTGGCCTTACTGATCGCCCGCAGCGGCCAGCGTCATCGCAATCTGCTGGTGTTGTTGGTAATCCTGCCTCTGGCCAGCAATTTCCTGATCCGCATCTACGCCTGGATCATTCTCCTCGGCCCGGCCAATCTGCTGTATACGCCTTTCGCAGTGATTGCCGGCATGGTCTATGTGCACCTGCCGTTCATGGTCCTGCCACTGTACAACAACCTGGAGCAGCACGATCCGGCACTGCTCGAAGCGGCCCAGGATCTTGGTGCCGGCACCTGGACGCGCTTTTGGCGAATCACCCTGCCGCTTTCGCTACCCGGTATCTGGGCGGGCTCGGCGCTGGTCTTCATTCCGGTTCTCGGCATGTTCGCCATTCCCGAGTTGCTTGGAGGCACACGAGATCTGCTGATCGGCAATCTGATCAAGGAACAGTTTCTCGACAACCGCGACTGGCCGCTGGGTTCGACCTTGTCGCTGCTGTTGACCGCCGCCGTGCTGGCTCTGGCGGGATTGTCAGCGAAGGCCGGGCGGTTGCGCCGGGGGAGTACCTGATGGCGCGTGCTCGCCAGTCGCTCTGGCTGTGGGCTGCGGCGCTGGCCGTCTACGCCTTTCTGTACCTGCCGCTTGCGGTGGTGGTGATCTTCTCTTTCAACGATTCGCTGCTCAACGCCGAGTGGGTCGGTTTTACGACCCACTGGTATGAGACGCTTTTCGACGACAGCGAGATGCTGAATGCCGCTGTCAACTCGCTGTTCATCGCCATCGCTGCGGCAAGCGTGGCCACCGTGCTCGGGACCATGGCCGGCATGGCCATGCAGCGCTGGCGATCGGGTTTTCTGCGCTGCCTGCCTTTTCTGGTGCTGACGCCGGTGGCGATGCCCGAGCTTCTGCTCGGGGTCTCTCTCCTGCTGTTCTTCCGGCAGGTGCTCGATCTGACGCTCGGGCTGATCTCGATCCTGATCGCGCACATCACTTTCTCGATCGGTTTCGTCGCGATCATCGTCCGCACTCGTCTGGCCGGGATGGACGAGAGCATGTTCGAAGCCGCAAGGGATCTCGGTGCCAGACCTTGGCAGAGCTTCCGGCGCGTGACTCTGCCCCTGCTCCTGCCGGGCATCCTGGCAGGCTTTCTGATGAGCTTCACGCTCTCGATCGACGACTTCGTGATCACCGTCTTTGTCGCCGGCGTTGGCGTCACGACACTGCCGCTGCAAATCTACTCGATGATCAAGGTGGCCGTGAGTCCCGAAGTAAACGCCGTGTCTACGCTGTTGATGGCGCTGACCCTGACCTTGATCGCGCTGGCCTCGAAACTTGCACCTGACACATTGCAGGGCAGGGCATGAAAGCGCTGCAGGCCAGCGTCGTTGCAGTGCTGCTCGCAGTCCTCGCGATGCTGGCACATGCTGAAGACGTTCTCTATCTCTACATCTGGAATACCTACCTCTCGGACGACACCGTACAACGGTTCGAGGTGCAATGTCGCTGCCGGCTGAGACAGGATTTTTACTCTGACAACGAGGAAATGCTGGCCAAGCTCGAAGCCGGCGCCATCGGCTACGATCTCCTCGTTCCGACCGGCAACGCCGTCGAGACCCTGCTCCGCAAGAACGCGCTGCGCCCGCTCGACAAGAGAAAACTTCCGAATCTGAAGAACATCAAGGCCGAGTTTCATAACCCATGGTATGACCCCGGCATGCTTTATGCAGTTCCTTACGCAACCACGGTGACACTGCTCGGTTACAACGCCACCCGGCTGGCCGAACTCGGCCTGCCGACCGACAGTTGGGCGTTGATCTTCGAACCGCGTCACCTCGAAAAACTGAAAGGCAAGGTGACGGTTCTCAACAGCCAGCGCGAACTGATGGCTGCGGCGATGAAATACCTCGGCTACTCGGTTCAGGAGAGCGACCCAGCGCGCTGGGATGAGGCCAAGCGCCTGATCCTGCGCGCCAAGCCGTACTGGGCGACCTTTTCCAACAGCACCTACATCAAGGACCTGGCAATCGGCAACATCTGGGTCGCACACGGCTACTCAAGCGACATGTTCCGCGCCCAGCAGGACGCGCAGGAGGCAAAGCGCCCATTTGCCATCGGTTTTCGAACGCCAAAGGAAGGCGCGGTGTTGGCGGTCGACAGCTTTGTCCTGCACAAATCCGGTCGCCGCCCCGACCTCGCGCACCAGTTCATTCAGTTCATGCTCGAAGGAGCCAACGCCGCCGACGTCTCCAGTCTGATTGGTGCCGGCAACCCGAACGCGGCGGCGATGCCGTACATTTCCCCCGAGATCGCCGGCAATCCGGGGATTTTCCCGCCGCCCGACGATTTGCGCCGCCTTGAAATGCTGCGCGATTTCGATCCGAAAACGCGCCGCTTGTTGTCGCGGATGTGGACCGAGATAAAGGTCCGCTGAATCCCGTTACGATTCAGCCACCATTACCACGCCGCCACGCCGGTGGTCAGCGGCGCCAGACAAACGACCGTCGTCGCTGGCAACGCCATTGACCCCGCCAAAGAACATGCTCGTCGCGTCGAAGCAGGTCGCGGCCGGCCAGGCCTGCTGCAGGGCGTCAGCCACCCCCTCGTCGAGGCCGACGTTCTCGAACCACAGTTTGCTGTCTTCGACATGCAGGCGGGCGGCGTTCAAGGCTTCGTCAAGCGGGCGCCGATAGAGAAGAAGATTGAGGAGTGCCTGCAGGATGGCACTGCGAATCCGGTTTGACCCACCACTGCCGAGGGCAAAACACGGCCGGTCGCCGGCGACGACGATGGTGGGTGACATCATGGTGCTCATCCAGCTTCCCGGTGCCAGTCGATGGAAACCGGCCGGGTTGATGTCGTCTTCGCCGAGGAAGTTGTTGACGTGGATTCCCAGCTCCGGCAACACATGCCCGCAACCCTCGCCGTTGCTGGTAGTCATTGCCGCGGCCATGCCTTCGGCATCAATTACCGAGATATGCGTGGTGGCACCGAGCAGGTTCTCGTGAGTGCGTGAGCGTGCCCGCTCGACCCAGGCCGGGAGGCCATCGCCGGCAACCAGTGCACGAATCGACGCCGGGTCGGCATATAGTCGGTGGTCGTAACCCGCAAGGCGAATCTGCGATACGGTTGCCAGTATCGCCGCCACCACGAGTTGATGCTCGCGCGAGAGAAATGACTCCTGGCCAATACCCAGGCTCTCGGCGATGCGCAGCCCGGCGCCGATCAGGCCGCCGCCGGCGGCTGGTGGCGGGTTGGTCAACACGCGGTAAGGACCGAAGGGAACATGCAGCGGTTCACGCACTACCGGCGCGTAGGCGGCAACATCCTGCGTGGTCAGCAGTCCGCCTTGAGCAGGGCCGAAGTGATTGACCAACGACGCCTGGTACTGGGCGACCAGGCTGTTCGGATCACCTTCGCCAAGCGCCTGCAGAAAATCGCCGAGGTCGGGGTTGGCCAGGCGATCCCCGGCTTGCGGCAGGCGTCCGCCAGCCAGGAGCAGACGTGCTGCCGCTGGCGTCGATTTGGCGATCGGCTCGATCAGGCCGATGATCATCGCGATCTGCGGACTGACCGTGAATCCGTTGCGTGCCCAGGCGGCTGCCGTCGCCACGACTTCATGCAAGGGCAGGCGACCGGCGCGCCTGTGCAATTCGAGCAGGCCGACCAGTTCACCGGGAACTGCTGCGGCCGCCTTGCCGATGTGAAAGACCTGCTTGGTCTGGCCGAAATCGACGGTCACCGGTGCAAAGTCCAGCGTCGGCAAAACGCCGAGGCCAAGGCCCGGAACGGCAGCAAAAAAATCGAGCACCTGGTAGCCATCGGCCGCGTCGCCCCAGACACAGACCCCGCCACCGCCAAGCGAAGTCAGCGGCAACTCGGTCACGGTGGCGGCAAACTTGGCAGCGACGATCGCGTCAACTGCGTTGCCGCCGCGCCGCAAGATGCGCGCACCGGCCAGCGCCGTATGCGGCTCGGATGCGGCGATCACTCCACGAATGCTCATGGCCGGAGGATACGGGATCTCATTCAGCGTGCAAGGTGTCGACGGCCTCTATCGGTCATCGCTGTTGTGGGCACAGCCTCGATCATGAAAGATTCGTCCTCTCAGCGAATGACCTGTATTCAGCACACGATCGTCATGTGCCGGGTCTTGCCGATACCTGCGCGAACCTCGGGTGGGGTGTGGCCGCCCAGGGAGGTTGTTGATCACCAGGCGCGAAACACCGCTTCAGCCGCAGCAATGGTCGTGGCGACATCGGACTCGCTGTGCGCTGCCGAAACGAAGCCGGCTTCAAAGGCCGAGGGAGCGAAATAGTGACCGGCGTCGAGCATGGCGTGGAAGAAGCGATTGAAGGCTTGCGTGTCGCACTCCATCACTTCGGCGTAGCTCTGTGGACACTCGGAACGGAAATACAGCCCGAACATGCCGCCAATCGCCTGCGCCGAAAACGGTACCCCATGCTTGCCAGCCGCGGCAGACAGCCCATCGGTGAGTTGTCGGGTGCGCTGCGCCAAGGATTCGTAGAACCCTTCGGCCTGTAGCAGTCTCAGCGTCGCCAGCCCGGCAGCAACCGCCACCGGATTGCCCGACAGGGTGCCCGCCTGGTACACCGGGCCCAGCGGCGCGATTCGGCTCATGATCTCGCGTTTGCCGCCGAATGCGCCAACTGGCATTCCGCCACCGATCACCTTGCCGAGAGTCGTCAGATCAGGAATGATACCGTACAGGCCCTGAGCACCCTGGGCACCGACGCGGAAGCCGCTCATCACCTCGTCAAAAATCAGTACCGCGGAGTGGCGGCTGCACAGTTCGCGCAGGTTCTGAAGGAAGGCAGGCTGCGGCGCGATGAGATTCATGTTGCCGGCAACGGCTTCGACGATCACCGCGGCAATTCGCGGCCCGTGTTCAGCAAATGCCGCTGCCAACCCGATGCTATCGTTGTAGTCGAGAACCAGCGTATGCCTGACAAAGTCAGCCGGTACGCCGCTGGAACTCGGGTTGCCGAAAGTGAGCATCCCCGAACCGGCCTTCACCAGCAGGCTGTCCGAATGGCCATGGTAGCAGCCTTCGAACTTGATCAGCAGATCACGCCCGGTAAAGCCTCGCGCCAGGCGGATCGCACTCATCGTCGCTTCCGTCCCGGAACTGACCAGACGAACCATTTCCAGCGAAGGCAGCAACTCGCACAGCAGTTCGGCGATCTCGACCTCGCCTGCGGTCGGCGCCCCGAAGGAAAGACCTCTGAGCGCCGCCTGCTGAACGGCGGCGACCACCTCGGGGTGCGCGTGCCCGAGGATCAACGGCCCCCAGGAGCCGACGTAATCGATGTAGCTCAGGCCATCGACATCACGCACGCGCGCGCCATCGCCCGCGGCAAAAAACCGCGGTGTGCCGCCGACCGAGCGAAAGGCCCGTACCGGTGAGTTGACACCACCAGGGATGCGCTGCTGCGCACGCTCAAACAGTTGCTCGCTACGAGAACTCACGATGCTCTTCCTCGAAAAGTTGTTGATAGGCCGCCGCGCGCGCCGCCACGTCAGGTGCTTCAAACAAGTCACCGATTACCGCCAGCAGGTCGGCGCCGGCGGCAAGCAAGGGCCTGGCCCGGTTCACCGTGATGCCACCGATGGCACAAGCCGGCACCCTGAGTTCGCTGCGGCAACGGGTGAACAGCGACCACGGCGCAAGCTCGGCCTGCGGCTTGGTCGCGGAAGGATAGACCGCTCCGAAAGCGACATAGTCGACACCCGCCAACACGGCTGCGCGCGCGCGATCGAAATCGGCATAACACGAGGCACCGAGCAAAGCGTCGGCGCCAAGCGCCTGCCGAGCCGCCTGCAGATCACCGTCAGTGGCACCGAGATGCACGCCGTCAGCATTGACTGCCAGTGCCAGGGCGAGATCGTCATTGATCAGCAGGCGCGCGCCAAACTCTTTGCAGAGGCTCAGCAGCGCGCGCGCAGTGTCGGCCCGCCGGGCAGCGTCTTGGCTCTTGTCCCGATACTGAACGAACCCCGCGCCTCCCTCCAGGGCAGCCCCGACCTGGGCCAGCAAAGTGCTCGACGCGAGGCCTTCAGGAGTGATCGCATATAGACCGCGCAGGGTCTTGCCGACCGCTTCAGGCATCAAGAGTCCCGCCATGGCCTCGAATCTGGAAAAAGCGATCCGGGATGAATTGCCCCATTCCCGGCCGAAAACCGGCGGTCAGCGATTGCCAGGTATATTCCTGGGCTGCCCCCACTGCTTGCTCGACTGACCAGCCTCTCGCCAGATAGGCGGCAATTGCCGAGGCGAGCGTACAACCCGAACCGTGGTAGCTGCCGGGAAGGCGGTCCCAGATGTCGTTGCGGACTAGGCCGAGCCTTCGGCCATACAGGCTGTTGACCACGCGTGTCGTGTTTTCATGGGTACCGGTCAATAGCACATACTCGCAACCCAGGTCGAGCAGGCTTTGCGCGCATTCGACCAGAGTCCGCTGTTCATTGTCTCCATTGTCATCCATGTTGCCGTCAAGCAGGCGGCGCGCTTCGAGAGAATTGGGCGTCAGGATCGTCGTCAGCGGCATCAGCAACTCGCACAGGCCAGCAATCATTTCCTCGTCGGCCAATTCGTCGCCACGTCCGGAGGCAAGCACGGGGTCGAGGACCAACGGGATGCCGGGGTAATCGACAAGAATTTCAGCGATCACCGAAACATTCTCGATGCTGCCCAACAGGCCCATCTTGAAAACAGCGACCGGCATGTCTTCGAGTAGCGTCCGCGCCTGATCCTCAACGCAATCGGCATCGATCGCGAGGATGCGGCTGACGCCGACGGTATCCTGTACAGTCAGCGCCGTCACCACTGACAGCGAATGACAGCCAATCGACGACAGGGTCATCAGGTCGGCCTGCAGCCCCGCGCCTCCACAAGGATCGCTGGCGGCGAAGGTGAGAACGATGGGCGGCGGCAATGGTAGGGCGCGTGGGTTCATGACAGCAAGCGGGCGTCGACAAGGTGCTCCTGTCGACAAAATCTTGGCGGAATAAGAAAGGTTTGGCTAGAATCCGTAAATTTTCTACCCGATTCTAACCGAAAACTGACCAAGACCATGAACACAGCAAGCGATGAGCCCTATTACACTTGGATGTGCCTGACCTGCGGTTTCATCTATGAAGAGGCCAAAGGCCTGCCGGAAGAAGGCATCACACCAGGAACCCGCTGGGCGGATGTACCCATCAACTGGACTTGTCCGGAATGTGGGGCGCGCAAGGAAGACTTTGAAATGGTCGAAATTTAAAGACAATGCGTTATAGTAGCTACTGGCGCGAAAGTACGCCGGAACCGGAACTTCCTTAAAACAACGATCTGGGATATCTGGAGGAGAGAATTGGCTGAAGCAGCAAACCTGCGCGGCGTCAAGGTCATGGTCATCGATGACAGCAATACGATCCGGCGCAGCGCGGAAATATTTCTTGTGCAGGCCGGCTGTCAAGTGCTGCTCGCAGAAGATGGTTTCGACGCGCTTGCCAAGGTCGCGGATCATCAGCCCGCCGTGATCTTCTGTGATATCGTGATGCCGCGCCTTGACGGCTACCAGACCTGTGCCTTGATCAAAAAGAACCAGCGCTTCCGCACCACGCCAGTGATCATGCTGTCGTCTAAGGACGGTCTTTTTGACCGCGCACGTGGCCGCATGGTCGGGTCGGACCACTATCTGACCAAGCCATTCACCAAAGACAGCCTGCTGCAAACGGTCGCGGCCTTTGCTCCGGCAGCAACCTGAATGTGAATGAAACCAACCTTGTTGAGAGGCAACCACGGAAGCTGAGAAGCCATGACCATCAAGAAAATCCTCGTCGTAGACGATTCGCCGACCGAACGTCATGTGTTGAAAGCACTACTGGCCAGCAATGGTTATGAAGTGATTACTGCGGAGAGCGGTGAAGAAGGCATTGCCAAAACGAAAAGTGAATTGCCGGACCTTGTCTTGATGGACGTGGTGATGCCCGGCCTCAACGGCTACCAGGCCACCCGAACCCTGACCCGTGATCCGGCGACCCGGAACATTCCGGTCATCGTGTGCACGACCAAAGGCCAGGAGACGGACAAGATCTGGGGCTTGCGCCAAGGAGCCCAAGATTATCTGGTTAAGCCGATCAACGGCCCAGAGTTGCTGGCCAAGATTGCAGCGCTCTAGAAGATCACCAGGGCATGACCAAGAAGATCAGCCTACATGAATTTCAGGCCTACCTCGCGGCCCGCTTGGCCGGCACCAGCCATCAAAGCTCCGCTGGCTTGCTGGGCATTCAGGCTGGTCCGGACCATTGGCTGCTCGACCTGGCGGACTCCGGCGAAATCATCCCGCTGCCCCCCTTGACCAAGGTTCCTCTGACCAAACCCTGGTTTGCAGGGATCGCCAACATTCGCGGCAATCTGTACTCGGTCGTGGATTTTTCCGCCTTCCTCGGCAAGGAAGCGACGCCCCAGAATACCAGCTCGCGACTTCTCTTGGTTGGAACCCGCCATGGCAGCAACGCAGCCTTGCTGGTCACGCGCATGATCGGCCTGCGCAATATCGAAGCCCTGACTCCTGAAATCGTCGCACCAGACGTGCCGGATTGGTCCCGTGAAGCTTATTCGGACAACGAAGGACGTCACTGGAACAAACTCAGGGTGCGCGAACTCCTGGCTGACGAGTCGTTCATGGACATTGGCGCCTGAACTGCCTGCGCGCCATGAAATCTACAACCAGCAGTGTTTCCGCTGTCGAAAAAGTGTAACCGGAGAAGCAAGATGAAGTTCAAACCCAAGCTACCGGCTTTCCTGTCCCGGATGACTACTGCGGCAAGCGAAACCCTCGTGGCTCGTACCGTGATCGATCCCAGCGAACCGGTGAGCAAAGGGACGATCCCGTTATTGCTACCGCTGCTGAACCGCTTTCCGGTGGTCAAACAACTTCAGATCCTTGGCGGCTGCCTAGTGCTGGTCATGCTGGTGATTGCCGTCCTTGCCTATCGCGACGACCGTCAGTCGGCCTATAACACGGCCTATATTGCGACTGCCGGTGAGATGCGCATGCTTTCTCAGCGTCTGGCAAAGGCGTCGAGCCTGGCGCTGCTGGGTGACACGGTTGCCTTCAAGCAACTCCTCGAGTCGCGTGACAGCTTCGCCAACTACCTTGAGCGATTGACGACGGGCGGAGAACTGGCCGCCACGCGCGTGCCTCCTTCTCCAGCGAGTGTACAGGGCCAGTTGCAGACACTGACCCAAATCTGGGAGAAGACCGACAAGAACGCTTCGCGCCTGCTCGAGATGGAGAAAAACCTGGTCTCGCTGGGCAAG contains:
- a CDS encoding hydroxymethylpyrimidine/phosphomethylpyrimidine kinase, with amino-acid sequence MNPRALPLPPPIVLTFAASDPCGGAGLQADLMTLSSIGCHSLSVVTALTVQDTVGVSRILAIDADCVEDQARTLLEDMPVAVFKMGLLGSIENVSVIAEILVDYPGIPLVLDPVLASGRGDELADEEMIAGLCELLMPLTTILTPNSLEARRLLDGNMDDNGDNEQRTLVECAQSLLDLGCEYVLLTGTHENTTRVVNSLYGRRLGLVRNDIWDRLPGSYHGSGCTLASAIAAYLARGWSVEQAVGAAQEYTWQSLTAGFRPGMGQFIPDRFFQIRGHGGTLDA
- a CDS encoding thiamine phosphate synthase — encoded protein: MPEAVGKTLRGLYAITPEGLASSTLLAQVGAALEGGAGFVQYRDKSQDAARRADTARALLSLCKEFGARLLINDDLALALAVNADGVHLGATDGDLQAARQALGADALLGASCYADFDRARAAVLAGVDYVAFGAVYPSATKPQAELAPWSLFTRCRSELRVPACAIGGITVNRARPLLAAGADLLAVIGDLFEAPDVAARAAAYQQLFEEEHREFS
- a CDS encoding spermidine/putrescine ABC transporter substrate-binding protein, whose translation is MKALQASVVAVLLAVLAMLAHAEDVLYLYIWNTYLSDDTVQRFEVQCRCRLRQDFYSDNEEMLAKLEAGAIGYDLLVPTGNAVETLLRKNALRPLDKRKLPNLKNIKAEFHNPWYDPGMLYAVPYATTVTLLGYNATRLAELGLPTDSWALIFEPRHLEKLKGKVTVLNSQRELMAAAMKYLGYSVQESDPARWDEAKRLILRAKPYWATFSNSTYIKDLAIGNIWVAHGYSSDMFRAQQDAQEAKRPFAIGFRTPKEGAVLAVDSFVLHKSGRRPDLAHQFIQFMLEGANAADVSSLIGAGNPNAAAMPYISPEIAGNPGIFPPPDDLRRLEMLRDFDPKTRRLLSRMWTEIKVR
- the hemL gene encoding glutamate-1-semialdehyde 2,1-aminomutase translates to MSSRSEQLFERAQQRIPGGVNSPVRAFRSVGGTPRFFAAGDGARVRDVDGLSYIDYVGSWGPLILGHAHPEVVAAVQQAALRGLSFGAPTAGEVEIAELLCELLPSLEMVRLVSSGTEATMSAIRLARGFTGRDLLIKFEGCYHGHSDSLLVKAGSGMLTFGNPSSSGVPADFVRHTLVLDYNDSIGLAAAFAEHGPRIAAVIVEAVAGNMNLIAPQPAFLQNLRELCSRHSAVLIFDEVMSGFRVGAQGAQGLYGIIPDLTTLGKVIGGGMPVGAFGGKREIMSRIAPLGPVYQAGTLSGNPVAVAAGLATLRLLQAEGFYESLAQRTRQLTDGLSAAAGKHGVPFSAQAIGGMFGLYFRSECPQSYAEVMECDTQAFNRFFHAMLDAGHYFAPSAFEAGFVSAAHSESDVATTIAAAEAVFRAW
- a CDS encoding gamma-glutamyltransferase, translated to MSIRGVIAASEPHTALAGARILRRGGNAVDAIVAAKFAATVTELPLTSLGGGGVCVWGDAADGYQVLDFFAAVPGLGLGVLPTLDFAPVTVDFGQTKQVFHIGKAAAAVPGELVGLLELHRRAGRLPLHEVVATAAAWARNGFTVSPQIAMIIGLIEPIAKSTPAAARLLLAGGRLPQAGDRLANPDLGDFLQALGEGDPNSLVAQYQASLVNHFGPAQGGLLTTQDVAAYAPVVREPLHVPFGPYRVLTNPPPAAGGGLIGAGLRIAESLGIGQESFLSREHQLVVAAILATVSQIRLAGYDHRLYADPASIRALVAGDGLPAWVERARSRTHENLLGATTHISVIDAEGMAAAMTTSNGEGCGHVLPELGIHVNNFLGEDDINPAGFHRLAPGSWMSTMMSPTIVVAGDRPCFALGSGGSNRIRSAILQALLNLLLYRRPLDEALNAARLHVEDSKLWFENVGLDEGVADALQQAWPAATCFDATSMFFGGVNGVASDDGRLSGAADHRRGGVVMVAES